From the Candidatus Babeliales bacterium genome, the window TCCATCTCGTGCTCAGCGGTATTAGCGATGATAAGAAATTTTTTTGGTGCAAGAAGTGGAACAGTAACAGCATCGGAGGTCTTTAGGAGCTCCTGTGCGCCATGCAGGTTGCTAGCATCAAGAAGTGTGTGTAGTTTTTGCAGCAACGCTAGTTCAGCAGTAAACTCTTTCAGCTCTTTAGGTTTGGTTTGATGTAGTTTGATTTCTTTTTCTACACGAGGGATTCGTTTAGAGATAGATTCTAAATCTTTTAAAATAAGTTCGGAGATAATAATATCATAATCTTCTACGGGATCGATAGTGGCACCAGAATGGGTAATATTAGGATCTTCAAAGCAGCGGAGGACATGTAAAATTAAATCCACTTCTCTGATGTGGCTTAAAAACTGGTTGCCGAGTCCTTCACCAGATGCGGCTCCTTTGACCAGCCCTGCGATATCTACAAATGTTACCGTTGCAGGAATTAGTTTTTGTGATTTAAAGATTTCTGCAAGTTTTGCAAGGCGTTCATCGGGGACTTCAGTGATGGCCACATGGGGGTCGATCGTACAAAATGGGTAATTTTCCGCTGGTACTGATGATTTGGTCAGTGCGTTAAAGAGTGTTGATTTTCCGACGTTTGGTAATCCAACAAGACCTGCCTGAATGCCCATAATATAAGTATCCCTTTATTAATCTGTTATCTGCTATTTTGCTTATCATAGCAAAATGGTTGTGTATGCGCAAAAGATCTCTTTTGATGACGTAGCTTTATGCACGGATTATAGCCGTATTATTTTTGTAATAACAAATACCAAGACACTACACAACAAAACCAAACTTGTATATGTATGAGTATATGTAATGTATTAGGAACGGTATTATCACCGCGAGCGGGCAAAAAGGTATGTGTGTGTTTATATTCGCTCAATCCCTCTTTACGTGCCGGTGAACTCCCAAAAATATAGGGAAGCCACCATGCGCAGATTGTGCCAACCGTAAGGAGCGTATAGATAATTATCCAATTTATTTTTACCCAGCATGGGTATGGTCCTGGATAGTAAGTACGTAAGATTATTAGGCACCACGCGATTGTTCCGGCATTCACCAATGTGGAAAGAATTAACTCATTTAAGGAATGTTTCTCACGTAATGCTTTGATATTGGTAAATGGTGGAATATCAAGCCAATCATGTAATAACATGAAAATCATGAGTGTGATTTGAGCGATTAAAAATAAAAGGAATAGCATATGGATTATTTACCGTTTTTATACTTTGTATTAATACATTGCTGTAGCATAGCAAAATAATAGTATATGCGTAAAGGTGCGTTTTTCGACCGTGAGTGTTATGTTTTCATTGCAATGAATGTGACAACATCATCTATTTAAAAAGATTTTGTTTTTATGACTTTAAATTCTTATTGTTAAGCGTTAAGCTGTGTGGCACAGGTATAATCACAGCGTAACTAAACAGAAAGGTTTTTTATGAATATGGCAGAAGCTCTATTGACAGCAGGGTTGGCGTTGTTGGGGGTAGGGTCTCCTCAAGATGGTGCTATAGCATTACAACAACAAGTACCGCAACAAGAAATGCGCCCAGCAGTTGATGAAGAAAGCCGCGATCCGGTAGTTGTGGCAAAGAAAGATGTTAGTCATTCAGTCTTTAATGCGGCTTGTGTTGCTGAGTATGAAGTAGCGAAACAATTGCTCGGTGAAGTTCGAAAGGGTAAGGCGACTATTAATCCAGGCTATGTTGATCCAAAATCGGGAAGAGCGTTGCTTGAAGTTGCTTGTAAATATTGTAGAGATTTAGCGAAAGACTTACGTTTCTTACCAGGTTTTAACCGAGCTCAAATTGACGACTTGTTACTTGAGGAATTACTACAGAACAATGCTGAAGAGAGAAAAGAACTGGCTGTTGAGCAAAAGGGGGAATCACTTCTGCAAGCGACCAGATTGCAGCAAGAAGCATTGCAGGCTATTCAAGAAGAACACGTGCAGGTTAAGCAAGATGCAAGCCGGGTGTTATTTGATATAATGATCAAAGCTAGATATAAAGAAATAAATAAAAAATATGTAGATGTTAAACCTGAAGAGGTAAATGGTTGGTTGGGTCTAGCAGAGGCTGGTTATGTAACGATTAATCCAAATTATGCCCCTCTGAAACCAAAGAGCGATACACCAGAGAGCGAGCAACCACTTTTTGACAGAAATTTGTTGGCCTTGGCTGCTCAGCGTAATTTGTTTGTTCAGAGATTTCTTGATTTAAACGCTGATCCTAATGCGGTATGTTCTGTAGACGGCCGCACACCACTCTTTTCTGCAATTGCCGCGGATCAAGTAGAGGCTACTCAGATATTACTTAATGGTAATGCAAATGTTAATACTGTAACTAAGCCTGCTGCTGATACTCCTTTGCTATATGCACTATGTAGATCTAATGATAAGCAATGTAAAATTGGTCCTCAGATGGTCGAGTTATTGCTTAATAACAAAGCTGATGTAGAAGCAAAAACTAAAGTGGTGCGTCATAACGGTACAATCATTCGGCAATCATGTTCCGCATGGGATTATGCAAAGCCAGATCATCATCCAAAAGTGCATCAACTGCTTCTGGCTCATGCAAATAAACAACAACAACGGTGATTTGCAGTAGTATGTTTTTCTTATTTGCTTGGTCATCATAAGATGCTTATGTACTATATATGTATGGATTAATTATATTTGGAGAATGTGTATGGATATCGTTAAAACTATGATTATTTCTAACTTAATAATGGGTGTTTTTGGCATTCCTCGGGGCGATGCACCTCAACAGCAAAACGCACCGCATGCTGTGGTGCAAGAAATGGCTGATCAAGAGGAAGTTAAAGAAGCCGCGCAGGAACCAAGTCCTCTATTTTCTGCAATCAGTCAGGGACAATACGAGCAAGCGCATCAATTAATTCGTGAGGGTGCGGACGTTCGCTATATTGACCCGCGTTCTAAAAAAAGCGTGCTGGCTTTGGCTGCTGAAAAGGGTGTGGGAAATTTGGTTTATAAGCTCATACTTGCAGGCGCTGACCCTGATCAGTCATGCCCCGGATGGTTCAATTGGACGCCCCTATTTTTTGCAGTTAATAGCAATCAGCTTGGTACCACGCGTGTATTGCTCAATGACGGAGCCAGTGTCGACGCGCGTGACAGTCGTGGGTTTACGCCGCTCATGCATCGTGTGCAGGTTCATTATAAGGCAGAAGATAAACAACGTAGTATTGAGGTTATTAAAAGATTATTGAAAGGAAAGGCTGATCCAGCTGCAATTAATAAAAAAGGTTATCCGGTATCATTTTATACGCAGAATGAAAAAGTGAAATCTTTGCTTGATGAGGCTCAGCGTTTGCGTGAGCCAGGTCAATAAGGGCGATATTGAGATACATTTGCCGGAATAACTATTGAATTTTTGTTTCTTATGCCGCTATCTGGGTCCAGATGGCGGTTTTTTATTTTATAAGTGTTGCGGTTTGCGTGGTCAAAATGCTATTATGTTTTCATATAGAATATATTGTGGGGGTTTAAAATTAAGGAGTTTTATATGAAAGTAATGAAAAAAATAATGGTTTTGATTGGTATGACTGCTTTTTTTGTGCCTATATCACCAGCTGCTGAAAGAGAGCGACGTCTTTCTGAATGGCAGCGATATAATCAAGAGATGGGCGCGCAGCAGCAACAAGAGGTGGCAGATCAGGCGCGGCGTAAGGAACTTACTAAGCAGATACGTGCCGAACGTAAAGCGGCTAAAGATAAAGCAACAAGAGAAGGTGAGAGTTGGTTTGCTGGTCCCAAGACATCCGTGGAGCAAGAGGTTGAAAATAGAATACAGCAAGAACAACGTGAACGAGGGATCGCACAACTTGGAGGTCAAGATGTTTTGCAGAATGTTGGGGAAGATCGTACTGTAAAAGGTTTGGTAAGTGAAGTTGATACAATTTATAAGGGAATGGAAGGTGGGGCATCTGCGGCTCAAGAAGAAGATTGGGAGCTGGCGGAACGGGTGGTCACTATGGATGATCAAGTGAAGGCTTGGACAAAATTACTGCAAGATGGTACTGCGTTAAAAAATCAACTTACTGCATTGAAAAAATTAAAAGGTGATGCAGGGGTTTTGGTTGATAATGCGTTACAAAAATTGGATATTCTTTTAGAGCGTGCTCCATGGTCTGATGGAAAAAAAATCATGCTAAAGGTGCTTAATGGCTCAGTTCCAAAGATATCCGAAGATTTGATTCGCGACTTTATCTGGTATTTATATAAGCTTTCATACGATAAAGGACAAGGGTTTGAAGAAGGCATGTGGGTGCTTGCAGATCATCAAGAAAAAATCTTTAATTGGTTAAAATCATATCCAAAGGTATATCAGCGGCAATCAACCCATTTTTATGAGTATCGAAAAGATAGATCTAAGAAGAATTTAGGTATTGATGTGCCAGGACTACCGACTAATAAGCAGACGATATTATTTGATATATTTACTCATTGGGGTCAACATGCTGGCGATAAAAAGTATCTTTTTATTAAGCCAGAATCGCATGGAGTGCAGCATCTAGATTTAGAAGCGGTAAGTCATGCGGGAGAGTTAGCTATTGCTCGTGCAAGAAAATATGTACCTGGTGCGGATGATAGGCCTGAGTGGCGGAAAGAACGGGTGCCCTATGCAGTTTCGTCAGTCTTTAGTAGCATTGTAGAAAAAGCGAATGAATATTCCGCTCTTGGTTCTTGGGCGCGATGGGCAACTACGCAGGTGCCATTGGTGAGCAACAAGCTTGACCAACGAGATCCGCTCATTATCTCAGGTGAGCAATTGGGTATTTGGAAAATGAAAGAAATTGTAGATAGTTTGATAAATCAGAACAAAATTGAATTAAACGATCCGTTGATTGCTCGATTCAATAAAGCTTGTGCTGAATACGATAACATTGATATTAGAAAAGGACGTGAGGTTATTTTAACTGAGCAAGAATTAGGTAGTAGGTAGTTAGATATAAGTACGAATATCATTGCTGATATTGGATCTAATAAAGTTTCTGAATCAGTAAAACATTGCGTATGAAATGCTTTTATGGTATTTCAAGAAGATAGACATTTTTAAACATTTTTTTTAAGGAGAAGTCATGAAATCATTGGTTCATTGTTGTGGAAAAGTGGCGTGGGTTTTAACGGCATTAGCTGCAATCATGGTTGGTCTTTACCCGTTTGGTTTTGATTTATTTTTAACTAAATTTATGATTGATACGCCAGCTCTTGCATTAACACTACGGTATGTATGTTTGGCTGCAGGTGTGTTAAGTCTCGCTATGTTTGCAATGACGTGCAATTCTAATTGTTGCGCTTCATGCAATAAATAACGTCAAAGTAATTGATTTTGTAAGGCTCGGGATCTATTCCCGGGTCTTTTTTATGGCAAAAAATGGTTGCGTTATACAATTGGCTAT encodes:
- the ychF gene encoding redox-regulated ATPase YchF translates to MGIQAGLVGLPNVGKSTLFNALTKSSVPAENYPFCTIDPHVAITEVPDERLAKLAEIFKSQKLIPATVTFVDIAGLVKGAASGEGLGNQFLSHIREVDLILHVLRCFEDPNITHSGATIDPVEDYDIIISELILKDLESISKRIPRVEKEIKLHQTKPKELKEFTAELALLQKLHTLLDASNLHGAQELLKTSDAVTVPLLAPKKFLIIANTAEHEMENNAYENNKHYQALIKKFGADKVIPVCARLECELSQLEPDEAREIMDLAGIEERSLNSIIKKTYANLDLITFFTCGPKEAHAWPIKSGMTVRAAAGEIHSDLQRGFICADIFNCADLFEFGSETALKEKGKLRKEGQDYLVRDGDLLNIKFNV
- a CDS encoding ankyrin repeat domain-containing protein — its product is MNMAEALLTAGLALLGVGSPQDGAIALQQQVPQQEMRPAVDEESRDPVVVAKKDVSHSVFNAACVAEYEVAKQLLGEVRKGKATINPGYVDPKSGRALLEVACKYCRDLAKDLRFLPGFNRAQIDDLLLEELLQNNAEERKELAVEQKGESLLQATRLQQEALQAIQEEHVQVKQDASRVLFDIMIKARYKEINKKYVDVKPEEVNGWLGLAEAGYVTINPNYAPLKPKSDTPESEQPLFDRNLLALAAQRNLFVQRFLDLNADPNAVCSVDGRTPLFSAIAADQVEATQILLNGNANVNTVTKPAADTPLLYALCRSNDKQCKIGPQMVELLLNNKADVEAKTKVVRHNGTIIRQSCSAWDYAKPDHHPKVHQLLLAHANKQQQR
- a CDS encoding ankyrin repeat domain-containing protein, which gives rise to MDIVKTMIISNLIMGVFGIPRGDAPQQQNAPHAVVQEMADQEEVKEAAQEPSPLFSAISQGQYEQAHQLIREGADVRYIDPRSKKSVLALAAEKGVGNLVYKLILAGADPDQSCPGWFNWTPLFFAVNSNQLGTTRVLLNDGASVDARDSRGFTPLMHRVQVHYKAEDKQRSIEVIKRLLKGKADPAAINKKGYPVSFYTQNEKVKSLLDEAQRLREPGQ